The following are encoded in a window of Amaranthus tricolor cultivar Red isolate AtriRed21 chromosome 2, ASM2621246v1, whole genome shotgun sequence genomic DNA:
- the LOC130803020 gene encoding two-pore potassium channel 5-like yields the protein MDEPFLHQIDDTSTPRSRLRRQILSSYLDGRTLHDTGTPRAAARQHFATGYIDRGTPRGHSPLRPSNNDPILPQIKITRVNSIDTSKLLHKQSTLRLLRDDNIIIPPSPIIATPLDKDLIINFDRSSSAPPLFTEEKGPIQLDFIDHKHRPKLAPKILHLALFGLLVYIIIGVTVFTLTHDTFKGKRTVKLVDALYFTVVTLSTIGYGDIIPASNFTKLFTCIFILVGFGFIDVLLNGLVTYVLDMQEEILLDDVKFTAFIRNYVINKEKGRMRIRTKVCLALGVVIVCLTIGTFTVHFLEKLSWVDSFYLSVTSVTTVGYGDHAFKTAAGRCFAIVWLLTSTLAVAKAFLYLTEYRLEKRNRRIAKEVLEKKLTLGDLVAADMDHDGCISKSEYVIFKLKEMGKVTESDIEEICKQFEALGYTHSRKISITGLIEDDSESETCSESQHHDYSNHS from the exons ATGGATGAACCATTTCTCCATCAAATTGACGATACAAGCACACCAAGATCAAGACTAAGAAGACAAATTTTATCAAGCTACCTAGACGGTAGAACCTTACACGACACAGGCACACCCCGAGCAGCAGCACGACAACATTTTGCGACAGGCTACATTGATCGGGGCACACCAAGGGGCCATTCTCCTCTTAGACCTTCCAACAATGATCCAATTCTTCCCCAAATTAAGATCACCCGAGTAAATTCGATTGATACCAGCAAACTACTGCACAAACAATCAACTCTTAGGCTGCTCAGAgatgataatatcataattccACCCTCTCCTATAATTGCAACTCCTTTAGATAAAGATTTAATCATAAACTTCGACAGATCCAGTTCAGCACCACCTCTTTTCACCGAGGAAAAAGGGCCCATACAACTCgacttcattgatcataaacACCGTCCAAAGCTCGCTCCGAAGATCCTCCATCTAGCTCTTTTTGGGTTGTTGGTATACATCATTATTGGGGTTACTGTATTCACATTAACCCATGACACATTCAAAGGAAAAAGAACTGTTAAACTGGTTGATGCCCTGTATTTTACTGTTGTAACTTTGTCTACCATTGGATATGGTGATATAATCCCAGCTTCAAATTTCACCAAATTGTTCACTTGCATATTTATTTTAGTGGGTTTTGGTTTTATTGATgttttattaaatgggttagttACGTATGTCCTAGATATGCAGGAGGAAATCTTACTGGATGATGTCAAGTTTACTGCTTTCATCAGAAACTATGTTATAAATAAAGAGAAAGGAAGAATGAGGATAAGAACTAAGGTGTGTTTGGCTTTGGGGGTTGTTATTGTTTGCCTTACAATTGGGACTTTTACAGTTCATTTCTTGGAAAAGTTGAGTTGGGTAGACAGTTTTTACCTGTCTGTAACTTCAGTTACTACAGTTGGGTATGGAGATCATGCTTTTAAGACTGCAGCAGGAAGATGTTTTGCTATCGTGTGGTTATTAACGAGCACATTGGCTGTTGCTAAAGCCTTCTTGTACTTGACAGAGTATAGACTTGAGAAGAGAAACCGTAGGATAGCGAAAGAGGTACTTGAGAAGAAATTGACTCTTGGAGATTTGGTTGCAGCTGATATGGACCATGATGGATGTATCAG TAAATCAGAGTATGTAATATTCAAGCTTAAAGAGATGGGAAAAGTAACAGAGAGCGACATAGAAGAAATTTGCAAGCAGTTTGAAGCATTGGGTTACACCCACAGCAGAAAAATAAGCATCACTGGTCTCATTGAAGATGATTCAGAATCAGAAACATGCTCTGAATCTCAACATCATGACTACTCAAATCATAGCTGA